AGACCTCAACGCTCCTCGCGGCAAGGTGACGCTTCTCGATCCGATGAGCGAGACGATACACTCTCTCCCTGAGCATTTCCCTCGATCTCTCGATATGTCAGAGTTCAAGATTCGAGAGCTAGGTCGCGAGTTCAAGCTTCATTACTTCAATACAGTCGGTGATATCATCAACAGTTTGTACTTGGAGAAGGCCGTTGTTAGGTACTTAGATAGTTGCAGCAAGTTCGTGTTGCTTACGATTCATGTTTCCGGGAAGTTAGCTGTGTTCACCTCGTGGGATCGAGCTTGGACTGTGATCAACGACATGCCTTCTCCTTACGATGATGTGATTGTGTTTGACGGGCGTTTCTTCGGTGTTGACAACAATGGGAGGACTGTGGTTGTGGATTTTGCCGATTTGAAGCTTGAGTTGGTTGCGAGTCCTGTGTATGGCGGTGACAAGAAGTTCTTGATTGAGTCTTGTGGCGAGATGTTGATGGTTGATATGTATTTGAGCATGGAGGAGGTGGATGGGGATCCTGGGTTCGGAGAGGAGGTTTTTGAGCATCATGCGGTTTTTATGAATGAGAGGACGGTGAAGTTTAAGGTTTTTAAGTTTGTTGAAGGGGAGAAGAGTTGGGTTGAGGTTAAGGATCTTGGGGGTAAGATGTTGTTCCTTGGGGATGACTGTAACTTCACTGCGTCGGCTTCTGATTTGTTACCTTCATGTGGTGGGAGTTGTGTGTTCTTTAACGGTAATGTCTTCAACGAGGATAACGTGGATGCAATGCAAGATCGAGATTTGGGAGTGTTTGATTTCAGGAGTGGGAAGATAGAGCTGGTGCATAAACTCCCTGAGTATGCTAAGCTGTTCTGGCCTCCACCCCCATGGATTACTTCTCGTGAGGTGAGTCAGTGGTTTCCATTTTCTCAACACCCGGAATACTGTTTGTCTAGGATCGTTTGCTTTTAGTTAGTTAGCTGCTATTGTAGCTACGGAAACTCTATGGCATTATCCTCTATCTCCGTCCTTTTTTGAATTAGTTAGTAGTCTCTGAACATACATTAGGTTTCTTATAAGTTTGCTTTTCCATCATTTTTTTTGATCTCTACTATCATGATGCTCTTATTTCCCATTAGTCTCGCTAAATGTCTGCTCATTGCTAATATGTGAAACCCTTTACTGTCTCAGCGCGCTGAAGATCATCCGGGAGAAACATCATCCCAATCATGAAAAATGTTATTTGTGTAATTTGGAGTTTGCGGCCTTGGAGATTCAACAGATACGGAGGTTAATTATCTCTCTCTGATATTTGTGAGATTAAGAACCCAGAGAGGCGGGCTCTTACTTATATCACATGTTTGTGTCTGTTCTTTTACGTTTACCCTTTCCATGTTTTCAGTAACTTTGCATTTGTACATAGAtaaactctctttgttttttttcttctcaaagATGATGGATGATATTCGTTGGAGAACCAAACCCAtgtttttcttccaaaatattttgttacacCCTGCAAGAGCCAAGTAATGATTTTTATGTGAAAAAACAGTAACACATGGATTTTAATAATTCTGGAACTCAATTAGATGTTGATGATTTAATacagaaaatgttaaaatatcaaatagaaaacatGGCATAAACCGGTTTCAAATTTCTAAAC
The window above is part of the Brassica napus cultivar Da-Ae chromosome C3, Da-Ae, whole genome shotgun sequence genome. Proteins encoded here:
- the LOC106389466 gene encoding F-box protein SKIP23-like translates to MVDWATLPKDLLNLISKSLDSSFDLLQFRSVCSSWRSSAEAKPPLPTHHLPILPDNGTSLFPDSAVGFRLSQRSILLVKPHKPPINGSDLFGWLVKVEEDLNAPRGKVTLLDPMSETIHSLPEHFPRSLDMSEFKIRELGREFKLHYFNTVGDIINSLYLEKAVVRYLDSCSKFVLLTIHVSGKLAVFTSWDRAWTVINDMPSPYDDVIVFDGRFFGVDNNGRTVVVDFADLKLELVASPVYGGDKKFLIESCGEMLMVDMYLSMEEVDGDPGFGEEVFEHHAVFMNERTVKFKVFKFVEGEKSWVEVKDLGGKMLFLGDDCNFTASASDLLPSCGGSCVFFNGNVFNEDNVDAMQDRDLGVFDFRSGKIELVHKLPEYAKLFWPPPPWITSRERAEDHPGETSSQS